The proteins below come from a single Candidatus Aminicenantes bacterium genomic window:
- a CDS encoding ABC transporter ATP-binding protein, with amino-acid sequence MNETAIIKTEKLGKNYGRRLGISAVDIEIFAGEIFGYLGPNGAGKTTTIRVLLDFIRASAGKAEIFGLDVRKYGVPIRRRMGFLPGELNLYENLNGRELLLFFSRLRGNGDWAYVDELASRFQCPLSQPVATLSQGNKRKIGLIQAFMHKPELIMLDEPTNGLDPLMQHEFYRLLGEARAAGQTIFFSSHNLPEVERVCDRVGIIRAGRMVAVESVAALKARTMRNVEIHFNEDVDVAGAFSGLENLRMLGTGKRWLKCQIKGELDQLLKVAARFSINDFISREPDLEEVFLAFYGDDRHAR; translated from the coding sequence ATGAACGAAACAGCCATAATCAAAACCGAAAAACTGGGGAAAAACTATGGCCGGCGGCTGGGAATTTCCGCCGTCGATATTGAAATCTTTGCCGGCGAGATATTCGGCTACCTGGGGCCGAACGGGGCCGGCAAGACCACCACCATCCGCGTGCTGCTCGATTTCATCCGCGCCAGCGCCGGCAAGGCCGAGATCTTCGGCCTCGATGTGCGAAAATATGGCGTCCCCATCCGCCGGCGCATGGGTTTCCTGCCCGGCGAGCTGAATTTGTACGAAAACCTGAACGGTCGCGAGCTTTTGCTCTTTTTCAGCCGTTTGCGCGGCAACGGCGACTGGGCCTATGTCGATGAGCTGGCTTCCCGCTTTCAATGCCCCCTTTCCCAGCCCGTCGCCACCCTTTCCCAGGGCAACAAGAGGAAAATCGGACTGATCCAGGCGTTCATGCACAAGCCCGAGCTGATCATGCTCGACGAGCCGACCAACGGCCTGGATCCGCTCATGCAGCATGAGTTTTACCGCCTTCTCGGCGAAGCCAGGGCCGCCGGGCAGACGATATTTTTTTCCTCGCACAACCTGCCTGAGGTGGAGCGGGTCTGCGACCGGGTGGGCATCATCCGCGCCGGCAGGATGGTGGCCGTGGAAAGCGTCGCCGCCCTCAAAGCCAGGACCATGCGCAACGTGGAGATTCATTTCAACGAGGACGTCGACGTGGCCGGCGCATTTTCCGGCCTTGAGAATTTGCGCATGCTGGGCACGGGCAAGCGCTGGCTGAAGTGCCAGATCAAGGGCGAACTGGATCAGCTGCTGAAAGTAGCGGCCCGGTTTTCGATCAACGATTTCATCAGCCGTGAACCCGACCTGGAAGAGGTCTTCCTGGCTTTTTACGGAGATGACAGGCATGCTCGCTAG
- a CDS encoding TIGR04013 family B12-binding domain/radical SAM domain-containing protein produces the protein MGIKKRRVFFRVFPGNRLTMPLLLNVWEQNGLDRCFDIRLADAAPGRLTRRQTGTLEAGDVFIYSFMTPHLPWVAEETARLRAGAAAPLLLAAGGPHVSAEPELATACGFTAIFRGPGEETFLRFGRDLLAGNVAAGQTAVYDGRQGAPGVDPDSAWERYIPVSAYFNTVPPLEIIRGCFWKCGYCQTGGMKPRFRHMDSIRIYLDELRRRRMGRVGFIAPSALEFGAVEKRQPNLEPIAALLQLCRQNGFRFIEYGIFPSELRPDTASNDGLSLLRRTVTNRRLTFGAQSAGDGRLEAIGRGHRVDNVVAAVAMANEAGFTANLDFIIALPDETAADRRDLLNLMRSLTRKYRVFFHVHYFFPLAGSAFARRRPAALSASEQQAFHALRRDGLANDWWLAGEKTVRGYFRWLKEKFPKVLAEYQ, from the coding sequence ATGGGTATAAAGAAACGGCGCGTCTTTTTCAGGGTCTTTCCCGGCAACCGGCTGACCATGCCGCTGCTGCTGAATGTCTGGGAGCAAAACGGGCTGGACCGTTGCTTCGACATCCGCCTGGCCGACGCAGCCCCCGGGCGGCTCACGCGGCGCCAGACCGGAACCCTTGAAGCCGGGGATGTCTTCATCTATTCATTCATGACGCCGCACCTGCCTTGGGTGGCGGAAGAAACCGCCCGCCTGCGCGCCGGGGCCGCGGCGCCGCTGCTGCTGGCGGCCGGCGGCCCCCATGTCAGCGCCGAGCCGGAGCTGGCCACGGCCTGCGGCTTCACCGCTATTTTCCGCGGCCCGGGCGAGGAAACCTTTCTGCGCTTCGGCCGCGACCTGCTGGCGGGAAACGTGGCCGCCGGGCAGACCGCTGTTTATGACGGCCGCCAAGGAGCGCCCGGCGTTGATCCGGATTCGGCCTGGGAGCGCTATATACCGGTTTCGGCCTATTTCAATACCGTCCCGCCGCTGGAGATCATCCGCGGCTGTTTCTGGAAATGCGGCTATTGCCAGACGGGAGGGATGAAACCGCGCTTCAGGCACATGGACTCCATCCGTATCTACCTGGATGAGTTGCGCCGGCGGCGCATGGGGCGGGTCGGGTTCATCGCCCCCTCGGCGCTGGAATTCGGGGCGGTTGAAAAAAGGCAGCCCAATCTCGAGCCCATCGCGGCACTTCTCCAGCTTTGCCGGCAGAACGGTTTTCGCTTCATCGAGTACGGTATCTTTCCTTCCGAGCTGCGTCCCGACACGGCCAGCAACGACGGCTTGAGCCTGCTGCGGCGCACCGTGACCAACCGGCGCCTGACCTTCGGGGCGCAGAGCGCCGGAGACGGGCGCCTGGAGGCCATCGGCCGCGGCCACCGGGTGGATAACGTCGTCGCGGCGGTGGCCATGGCCAACGAAGCGGGCTTCACCGCCAACCTCGATTTCATCATCGCCCTCCCGGATGAAACGGCCGCCGATCGCCGCGACCTGCTTAACCTGATGCGCAGCCTGACGAGAAAATACCGCGTTTTCTTCCATGTGCACTACTTTTTCCCGCTGGCCGGCAGCGCTTTCGCGCGGCGCCGCCCCGCCGCCTTGAGCGCAAGCGAGCAACAGGCTTTTCATGCCTTGAGAAGAGACGGCCTGGCCAACGACTGGTGGCTGGCCGGGGAGAAAACGGTTCGCGGATACTTCCGCTGGCTAAAAGAAAAATTCCCCAAGGTTCTCGCCGAATACCAGTGA
- a CDS encoding F0F1 ATP synthase subunit epsilon: MADSIELEIISFREISLRSAIRDLYIPAFLGEAGVKSHHLPYLSLLKAGEISYLDLDNVRHYLYSGEGFMEVSSDRITLIIDSFERGEDFREADLLEQLAASEKKVKLPPQGALSVSELRQELDGQKELRLKLGICKKLGKK; this comes from the coding sequence ATGGCCGACAGCATAGAACTGGAGATCATCTCGTTCCGCGAAATTTCGCTGCGCAGCGCGATCAGGGACTTGTATATTCCCGCTTTCCTCGGCGAAGCCGGCGTCAAGTCCCACCATTTGCCGTACCTGTCGCTGCTCAAGGCGGGCGAAATCTCCTATCTCGACCTGGACAACGTCCGCCACTACCTGTACAGCGGCGAGGGTTTCATGGAAGTGAGCTCCGACCGCATCACGCTGATCATCGATAGCTTCGAGCGCGGCGAGGATTTTCGTGAAGCCGATCTGCTTGAACAGCTTGCGGCCAGCGAAAAAAAGGTCAAATTACCCCCTCAGGGGGCGCTGTCGGTATCGGAGCTGCGGCAGGAACTGGACGGGCAAAAGGAGTTGCGCCTCAAGCTGGGGATCTGCAAAAAACTGGGGAAAAAATAG
- the atpD gene encoding F0F1 ATP synthase subunit beta yields MSKEKTVPAHIGKVIEIIGPVVDIEFAKGELPEIYNAIEIVSDGFVSPQPIHIVTEVQYHLGENRVRTISMHPTDGLVRGMKARDLGGPITVPVGREVLGRMINVIGEPVDGKGPINEKKRYPIHRPAPPLDEQDTRLELFETGIKVVDLLEPYLKGGKIGLFGGAGVGKTVLIQELIHNVAKKHGGFSVFTGVGERTREGNDLWLEMIESGVIEKTALIYGQMTEPPGARLRVALSGLTVAEYFRDEENQDVLLFIDNIFRFTQAGSEVSALLGRMPSAVGYQPNLASEMGEMEERITSTKKGSITSVQAIYVPADDYTDPAPATTFAHLDATTNLSRQLTEMAIFPAVDPLASFSRILDAKIIGSEHYQVARKVKEVLQRYKDLQDIIAILGMEELSDEDKVIVARARKIQKFLSQPLFVATPFTGMEGKYVELAATIRGFKELVEGQHDALPEQAFYMCGGIEDAVANAKKMGF; encoded by the coding sequence ATGAGCAAGGAAAAAACCGTTCCCGCGCACATCGGCAAGGTGATCGAGATCATCGGGCCGGTCGTGGACATCGAATTCGCCAAGGGCGAACTGCCCGAGATCTACAACGCTATCGAAATCGTTTCCGACGGCTTCGTCAGTCCGCAGCCGATCCACATCGTCACCGAGGTGCAGTACCACCTGGGCGAGAACCGGGTGCGCACTATCTCGATGCATCCGACCGACGGCCTGGTGCGCGGCATGAAGGCCCGCGACCTCGGCGGCCCGATCACCGTTCCCGTCGGCCGGGAAGTGCTCGGGCGGATGATCAACGTCATCGGCGAGCCGGTGGACGGCAAGGGCCCGATCAACGAGAAAAAGCGCTATCCCATCCACCGTCCGGCGCCGCCGCTGGACGAGCAGGACACGCGGTTGGAATTGTTTGAGACCGGCATCAAGGTGGTCGATTTGCTCGAGCCCTATCTCAAGGGCGGCAAGATCGGCCTCTTCGGCGGGGCCGGCGTCGGCAAGACCGTGCTCATCCAGGAGCTGATCCACAATGTGGCCAAGAAGCACGGCGGCTTCTCGGTGTTCACCGGGGTGGGGGAGCGCACCCGCGAAGGCAACGACCTGTGGCTGGAGATGATCGAGTCGGGAGTCATCGAAAAAACGGCCCTGATCTACGGCCAGATGACCGAGCCGCCGGGAGCCCGCCTGCGCGTCGCTCTTTCGGGATTAACCGTCGCCGAATATTTCCGCGACGAGGAAAACCAGGACGTGCTGCTGTTCATCGACAACATATTCCGCTTCACTCAGGCCGGCTCCGAGGTCTCGGCCCTGCTTGGGCGCATGCCCTCGGCGGTCGGCTACCAGCCGAACCTGGCGTCGGAGATGGGCGAGATGGAGGAACGGATCACCTCCACCAAGAAGGGTTCGATCACCTCGGTCCAGGCCATCTACGTGCCCGCCGACGACTACACCGACCCGGCGCCGGCCACGACCTTTGCCCACCTCGACGCCACCACCAACCTTTCCCGCCAGCTCACCGAAATGGCCATCTTCCCGGCCGTCGATCCGTTGGCCTCGTTCTCGCGCATCCTCGACGCGAAGATCATCGGCAGCGAGCATTACCAGGTGGCCCGGAAAGTGAAGGAGGTGCTGCAGCGCTACAAGGACCTGCAGGACATCATCGCCATCCTGGGCATGGAGGAACTGTCCGACGAGGACAAGGTCATCGTGGCCCGGGCCAGGAAAATACAGAAATTCCTGTCGCAGCCGCTTTTCGTGGCCACCCCCTTCACCGGCATGGAGGGAAAATACGTGGAGCTGGCCGCCACCATCCGCGGCTTCAAGGAACTGGTCGAAGGCCAGCACGACGCCCTGCCCGAGCAGGCGTTCTACATGTGCGGCGGCATCGAGGATGCCGTGGCCAACGCCAAGAAGATGGGATTTTAA
- the atpG gene encoding ATP synthase F1 subunit gamma, producing MAGNLISLRRRIKSVKNNQKLTRAMKTVAAAKLRRATAELKKSRPHRDKIASLLRQTGAMIELGRQPLLGRREQGSIVLVVIASDKGLCGAFNSHVLKQSEAYYRELVERGETALLITVGTKASRYFSKRNLPLQAAHNNMISRMQFGDAEKLAAELLNLYLTGEVKRIEFAFQEFVSASKQQFTIRRLLPIESQWPAPAGEADAEADATASKSEAIFEPGAEAIFLALLPRFIIAAVYQVLLQSMAAEQVSRMVAMDMATRNASDMIRSLTLLLNKMRQASITKELLEIITATEALNN from the coding sequence ATGGCCGGAAACCTGATCTCCCTGCGCCGGCGCATCAAGTCGGTCAAGAACAACCAGAAGCTTACCCGGGCCATGAAGACCGTGGCCGCCGCCAAGCTGCGCCGGGCGACCGCCGAGCTGAAAAAGTCGCGGCCGCACCGCGACAAGATCGCCTCGCTGCTGCGGCAGACCGGGGCGATGATCGAACTCGGCCGGCAGCCGCTGCTGGGCAGGCGCGAGCAGGGGAGCATCGTGCTGGTGGTCATTGCCAGCGACAAGGGGTTGTGCGGCGCCTTCAATTCCCATGTGCTCAAGCAGAGCGAGGCCTATTACCGGGAGCTGGTCGAGCGCGGCGAAACGGCCCTGCTGATCACGGTGGGAACCAAGGCCAGCCGCTATTTCAGCAAGCGCAACCTGCCGCTGCAGGCCGCGCACAACAACATGATCAGCCGGATGCAATTCGGCGATGCCGAGAAACTGGCGGCCGAGCTGCTGAACCTCTACCTGACCGGTGAGGTCAAACGGATCGAATTCGCCTTCCAGGAGTTCGTCTCCGCTTCCAAACAGCAATTCACGATCCGCCGGCTGCTGCCGATTGAGTCGCAATGGCCAGCGCCGGCGGGCGAGGCCGACGCCGAGGCCGATGCCACGGCCAGCAAGAGCGAGGCCATCTTCGAACCGGGCGCCGAAGCCATCTTCCTGGCATTGCTGCCGCGCTTCATCATCGCCGCCGTCTATCAGGTCCTGCTGCAGTCGATGGCCGCGGAACAGGTCTCGCGCATGGTGGCCATGGACATGGCCACGCGCAACGCCAGCGACATGATCCGTTCGCTGACCCTGCTGCTGAACAAGATGCGGCAGGCGTCGATCACCAAGGAGCTCCTGGAAATCATAACCGCCACGGAAGCCCTGAACAATTAG
- the atpA gene encoding F0F1 ATP synthase subunit alpha has translation MLIKVDEISELIRQKIEGFSFDFKKEETGVVVSIGDGIARIYGLDNVMYNELLEFPGQIYGIALNLEEDNVGSILLAESHKIKEGDIVKRTGRIISVPAGESVIGRVVNPLGEPLDEKDPIRSTTFMPIEALAPGVIDRRPVKEPLQTGIKAIDAMIPIGRGQRELIIGDRQTGKTAIAMDTIINQKGQNVVCIYVAIGQKQSTVAQVVKTLTETGAMEYSVVVVASASDPAALQYIAPYSGCAMGEYFRDRGRHALLVYDDLSKHAAAYREISLLLRRPPGREAYPGDVFYLHSRLLERAAKLNDEKGGGSLTALPIIETQASDVSGYIPTNVISITDGQIYLLPDLFNAGQRPAIDVGISVSRVGGNAQIKAMKQVAGSLKMDLAQYRELEAFTQFGSDLDKITIAQLERGKRLSELLKKDEGKPMPVEKQVVAIFAGTRGFLDECPIERVRQFEAEMLDFIQARENDIFKTIVEKKAITSELEQKLQAVLKEFCAEFKKTAKS, from the coding sequence ATGCTAATCAAAGTCGATGAGATCAGCGAATTGATCAGGCAGAAAATCGAAGGCTTCAGCTTTGATTTCAAGAAAGAGGAAACCGGGGTGGTCGTCTCCATCGGCGACGGCATCGCCCGCATCTACGGTCTGGACAACGTCATGTACAACGAGCTGCTGGAGTTCCCCGGCCAGATCTACGGCATCGCCCTCAACCTGGAGGAGGACAACGTCGGCTCCATCCTGCTCGCCGAAAGCCACAAGATCAAGGAAGGCGACATCGTCAAGCGCACCGGCCGCATCATCTCCGTCCCGGCCGGCGAAAGCGTCATCGGCCGCGTGGTCAACCCGCTGGGCGAGCCGCTGGACGAGAAGGACCCCATCCGCTCCACCACCTTCATGCCCATCGAGGCGCTGGCCCCGGGGGTCATCGATCGCCGCCCGGTCAAGGAGCCGCTGCAAACCGGGATCAAGGCCATCGACGCCATGATCCCCATCGGCCGCGGCCAGCGCGAGCTGATCATCGGCGACCGCCAGACGGGAAAGACGGCCATCGCCATGGACACGATCATCAACCAGAAGGGGCAAAACGTCGTCTGCATCTACGTGGCCATCGGCCAGAAGCAATCGACCGTCGCCCAGGTGGTCAAGACCCTGACCGAGACCGGGGCCATGGAATACTCGGTGGTGGTGGTGGCCTCGGCCTCCGACCCCGCCGCCCTGCAGTACATCGCCCCTTATTCGGGCTGCGCCATGGGCGAGTATTTCCGCGACCGCGGCCGACACGCGCTGCTGGTCTACGACGACCTGTCCAAGCACGCCGCCGCCTACCGCGAGATCTCGCTGCTGCTGCGCCGGCCGCCAGGGCGGGAAGCCTACCCCGGCGATGTCTTCTACCTGCACTCGCGGCTGCTGGAACGGGCGGCCAAGTTGAACGATGAAAAAGGGGGCGGCTCGCTGACCGCCCTGCCGATCATCGAAACCCAGGCTTCCGACGTCTCGGGCTACATCCCGACCAACGTCATCTCCATCACCGACGGGCAGATCTACCTGCTGCCCGACCTGTTCAACGCCGGTCAGCGCCCGGCCATCGACGTGGGCATTTCGGTGTCGCGCGTCGGCGGCAACGCCCAGATAAAGGCCATGAAGCAGGTGGCCGGCTCGCTGAAAATGGACCTGGCCCAGTACCGGGAACTGGAGGCCTTCACCCAGTTCGGCTCCGACCTGGACAAGATCACCATCGCCCAGCTCGAGCGCGGCAAAAGGCTGTCCGAGCTGCTCAAGAAGGATGAGGGCAAGCCCATGCCGGTCGAAAAGCAGGTCGTGGCCATCTTCGCCGGCACGCGCGGCTTCCTGGACGAATGCCCGATCGAGCGCGTGCGCCAGTTCGAGGCCGAGATGCTCGATTTCATCCAGGCGCGGGAAAACGATATCTTTAAAACGATCGTCGAGAAGAAGGCGATCACATCCGAACTGGAACAGAAGCTGCAGGCGGTGCTGAAGGAATTCTGCGCCGAGTTCAAGAAAACCGCCAAATCCTGA